The Deltaproteobacteria bacterium genome includes a window with the following:
- a CDS encoding NUDIX domain-containing protein: MIESTKTETLEVVDENNQVIGTASRWEIHQKALRHRSVHIFIFNSRGDLYLQKRSPDKDQYPEHWDSSAAGHTDPGESPLETAQRELMEELGLQVKLTEVLQYPACPETGWEFATLFKGRTDDPIHLNLEEATTGDYFSPDQLSQFLNDPLQKIAPGFRLLYSLYHGKYSE; this comes from the coding sequence ATGATTGAATCCACGAAAACAGAAACCCTGGAAGTGGTGGACGAAAACAATCAGGTCATCGGTACGGCCAGTCGCTGGGAAATCCATCAGAAGGCCTTGCGGCACCGCTCCGTTCACATCTTCATCTTCAATTCCAGAGGGGACCTCTATCTCCAGAAACGCTCCCCTGATAAAGATCAATACCCGGAGCACTGGGACTCTTCGGCGGCCGGACATACCGATCCCGGAGAATCGCCTTTGGAAACGGCCCAGCGGGAATTGATGGAAGAACTGGGGCTTCAGGTAAAGTTGACCGAAGTGCTTCAATACCCGGCCTGCCCGGAAACCGGCTGGGAATTCGCCACCCTCTTTAAGGGCCGGACCGATGATCCCATCCATCTCAATCTGGAGGAGGCCACAACCGGTGATTATTTTTCCCCCGATCAACTATCTCAATTCCTTAACGATCCCCTCCAAAAAATCGCTCCGGGTTTCCGGCTCTTGTATTCCCTTTATCATGGAAAATATTCTGAATAA
- a CDS encoding TetR/AcrR family transcriptional regulator — protein MPPKTRFSQNDIIDAAFEVVRSQGMDALSARNIARQLNSSTQPIYSYLKSMKDLQEIITEKAFNLLISYETQKHTGHVGIDRSIGNVLFAKKEIRLWRFLHDTRNHSLVSPYFKKRFASIVGEIKSTGANLSHEDNEKFFYIVWFFLYGLCSMVNNACSEGAKETKPIFQDDESICKLVIEGIQSIWIGFKQTHEIKPPT, from the coding sequence ATGCCGCCGAAAACAAGATTTTCTCAGAATGATATTATCGATGCAGCCTTTGAGGTTGTCCGTTCACAGGGAATGGATGCTCTCTCCGCTCGCAATATCGCCAGGCAGTTAAATTCTTCCACTCAGCCGATTTATTCTTATCTGAAATCAATGAAGGATTTGCAGGAAATAATTACGGAAAAGGCTTTTAATTTACTGATCTCTTATGAAACACAAAAACACACCGGCCATGTCGGCATCGACCGCAGTATCGGCAATGTCCTTTTCGCGAAAAAGGAAATTCGTCTCTGGCGTTTTTTACATGATACACGCAATCATTCCCTGGTTTCCCCATACTTTAAAAAAAGATTTGCCAGTATAGTTGGTGAAATTAAATCTACCGGTGCAAATCTTTCTCACGAAGATAATGAAAAATTTTTTTATATAGTCTGGTTCTTTCTTTACGGATTGTGCAGTATGGTTAACAATGCCTGTTCGGAAGGCGCAAAAGAAACAAAACCCATTTTTCAGGATGACGAAAGTATTTGTAAGCTTGTTATAGAGGGCATTCAATCAATCTGGATTGGTTTTAAACAAACTCACGAAATAAAACCGCCAACCTAA
- a CDS encoding alpha/beta hydrolase: MQIKTFCLAVFTLMIFGLISSGEQIMSCYANETALSYADVLYPYAVKHLTINGQKMAYFDEGAGAAVIFLHGVSTDLNNFLMLYPKFIQKGFRVLGLDMIGYGKSDKPIVQYSVDFHATTVIEFINKLKLKNVALIGHNSGATIALKIALQEPALVHSLILLSPLGLTSIPASWLEQYKQHYDSAMGITYTDQARFNSYFHSLVYKWNPFAEEFLKQRLRLIQHPDWKLTMKAVKETTFSALDDTDSILNNINTIKKPVLVFLGQNDTNIDPENIKSTISDQNKSWHIIILKECGMLVHFEQPQRVLDESFAFLKNAFN, translated from the coding sequence ATGCAAATAAAAACATTTTGCTTAGCTGTATTCACGCTAATGATATTTGGATTAATTTCCAGCGGGGAACAAATAATGAGCTGTTATGCGAATGAAACAGCACTTTCTTATGCAGACGTCTTATATCCGTATGCCGTAAAACATTTAACCATCAATGGTCAGAAGATGGCCTATTTTGATGAAGGCGCCGGAGCTGCTGTAATTTTTCTTCACGGCGTTTCCACTGATTTAAATAATTTTCTTATGCTGTATCCGAAATTTATCCAAAAAGGATTCCGAGTGCTTGGGCTGGACATGATCGGATATGGTAAGAGTGATAAACCAATCGTACAGTATTCTGTTGACTTTCACGCAACTACAGTAATTGAATTCATTAATAAACTCAAGCTAAAGAACGTGGCTTTAATTGGTCATAATAGCGGAGCAACGATTGCACTGAAGATTGCCCTTCAGGAACCTGCTTTGGTGCATTCTCTCATTTTATTATCTCCACTGGGCTTAACTTCTATCCCGGCAAGCTGGTTGGAACAATATAAACAGCATTATGATAGCGCTATGGGCATTACTTATACTGATCAAGCCCGCTTCAATTCCTATTTTCATTCGCTTGTTTACAAATGGAATCCATTTGCCGAAGAATTCCTCAAACAACGTTTGCGGCTGATACAGCATCCAGACTGGAAATTAACCATGAAAGCTGTCAAAGAAACAACATTCTCAGCGCTTGATGATACTGATAGCATTTTAAATAATATTAATACCATCAAAAAACCTGTACTTGTTTTCCTTGGACAAAACGATACTAACATTGATCCGGAAAATATTAAAAGCACGATTAGCGATCAAAATAAAAGTTGGCACATTATAATATTGAAGGAATGCGGCATGTTGGTTCACTTTGAACAGCCCCAAAGAGTTTTGGATGAGTCATTTGCCTTTTTGAAGAATGCGTTTAATTAG
- a CDS encoding NAD+ synthase, producing MALRIALAQINATVGDLSGNRKKILEGLEKAREMGAGLVAFPELAITGYPPEDLLLKPDFVESAQEMLIQMAPATKGLIAIIGGLWVEDDLYNGAAVFSDGQLITVYTKHFLPNYGVFDENRYFQVGQKNPVFRFQEGLFGVSICEDIWYPTGPPHFQAGIGGAQLLINISSSPYYLGKGRDRERMLATRATDDLSFLAYCNLVGGQDELIFDGQSMIFDPQGELIARAGQFVEDLLVADLDLKEAFRWRLFDPRRRKQAQEPGAEIQEIKIPEFQTSQSATTHPPQKASPLSQEAEVYQALVLGTKDYCRKNGFSKVVVGLSGGIDSTLTAVIAADALGPDRVYGVAMPTRYSSSHSLEDAELLSRNLGIHFHNIPIEPVFQAYLEILKPHFKDLPEDLTEENLQPRIRGTLLMGLSNKFGWLVLTTGNKSETGVGYSTLYGDTAGGFAVLKDVHKTLVYALSLYRNQIQGKEVIPQRVLEKPPSAELRPDQKDSDSLPPYDLLDPILGAYVEESCSLDEIVQRGFEPGMVERVIRMVDRNEYKRRQSPPGIKISPRAFGKDWRLPITNRYTGKSS from the coding sequence ATGGCTCTACGTATTGCCCTGGCCCAAATCAACGCCACCGTGGGGGATTTATCCGGCAACCGCAAGAAAATCCTGGAAGGGCTGGAAAAAGCCCGCGAAATGGGGGCCGGTCTGGTGGCCTTTCCGGAACTGGCCATTACCGGTTATCCGCCGGAAGACCTGTTGCTTAAACCGGACTTCGTGGAATCGGCCCAGGAGATGTTAATTCAGATGGCCCCGGCCACCAAAGGCTTGATAGCCATAATCGGCGGGCTGTGGGTCGAAGATGATCTCTACAACGGGGCGGCCGTCTTTTCCGACGGACAATTGATCACCGTCTACACAAAGCATTTTCTGCCCAATTACGGGGTCTTTGATGAAAACCGCTATTTTCAGGTGGGTCAAAAAAACCCGGTCTTTCGGTTTCAGGAGGGCCTTTTCGGGGTCAGCATCTGTGAAGACATCTGGTATCCCACTGGCCCCCCCCATTTCCAGGCCGGCATCGGCGGTGCCCAGTTGTTGATCAATATCTCATCTTCCCCGTATTACCTGGGAAAGGGCCGGGACCGGGAGCGTATGCTGGCCACCCGGGCCACGGATGATCTCTCCTTCCTGGCATACTGCAATCTGGTAGGGGGCCAGGATGAATTGATCTTTGACGGGCAAAGCATGATCTTTGACCCCCAGGGGGAACTGATCGCCCGGGCCGGGCAGTTCGTGGAAGACCTCCTGGTGGCTGATTTGGACCTGAAAGAGGCCTTCCGCTGGCGCCTGTTTGACCCCCGCCGGCGCAAACAAGCCCAGGAACCCGGAGCCGAGATTCAGGAAATCAAGATCCCCGAATTCCAAACAAGCCAAAGTGCCACAACCCATCCCCCCCAAAAGGCCTCCCCATTATCCCAGGAGGCCGAAGTGTATCAGGCTCTGGTCTTAGGCACGAAAGATTATTGCCGGAAAAACGGTTTCAGCAAAGTGGTGGTTGGTCTTTCCGGGGGTATCGACAGCACTCTGACGGCTGTTATTGCCGCCGATGCGCTGGGACCGGACCGGGTTTACGGTGTTGCCATGCCCACCCGTTATTCCTCTTCCCACAGCCTGGAAGATGCCGAACTTTTGTCCCGGAATCTGGGGATCCATTTCCATAACATTCCTATCGAACCGGTCTTTCAAGCCTATCTGGAGATCCTCAAACCCCATTTTAAGGACCTGCCCGAAGACCTGACCGAAGAGAACCTCCAGCCCAGGATCCGGGGAACCCTGCTCATGGGCCTGTCCAATAAATTCGGTTGGCTGGTTTTGACCACGGGCAATAAAAGCGAAACCGGGGTGGGCTATTCCACCCTTTACGGGGATACGGCCGGAGGCTTTGCCGTGTTAAAAGACGTCCACAAAACGCTGGTCTATGCCTTAAGCCTTTATCGCAATCAAATCCAGGGAAAGGAAGTGATCCCCCAAAGGGTTTTGGAAAAACCCCCCTCGGCAGAACTGCGGCCCGATCAAAAGGATTCGGATTCCCTGCCGCCCTATGATCTATTGGACCCCATCCTGGGGGCCTATGTGGAAGAGAGCTGTTCCCTGGATGAAATCGTTCAAAGGGGCTTCGAACCGGGAATGGTGGAAAGGGTTATTCGTATGGTGGATCGCAATGAATACAAGCGCCGGCAGAGCCCTCCGGGCATCAAAATTTCCCCCCGGGCCTTTGGCAAGGACTGGCGCCTGCCGATTACCAATCGGTATACAGGAAAGTCCTCCTGA
- the hrpB gene encoding ATP-dependent helicase HrpB: protein MLHQKSLPIDPILPGLKEAIRSYSAVVLQAPPGSGKTTRVPPALLEIFPPEKGRIVMLEPRRLAAVSAARWMARGLGEKIGQTLGYSIRFDNRLTDKTRIEVVTEGILIRRIASDPTLESVAMVIFDEFHERSLQADLALALCLDVRKSLRQDLKILVMSATMNCGPIADLLGSAPIISAGGQTFPVEERYCPQNGDRPLDERVTEAVAEAVRETGGDLLVFLPGAGEILRTADSLNKLPGGRKGEFAIHPLYGDLPFEEQERAILPSQKRKVVLATNIAETSLTIEGVSVVIDSGLARRLQYDPRTGMNRLLTVTISRASAEQRKGRAGRLGPGVCYRLYSRHVLQSMLPYSPPEILSVDLASLVLELAAWGVKDPGTLSWLDPPPNPAREEAMRLLTDLGALDSEGTLTKIGRDMAHLPLHPRLSRLLAKSSELGCPRLGADLAALLSERDILRPGASAGRESRKGTDIGGRLDMLREWRKNKIVPPGGDPWALRAVDRVSQELMKTLKPKSKTVAEKEPTMIPRLLINTYPDRIAKKREEGAGRFLLTRGPGVRVTERDPLAGSPFIIAAHVDAGQRSEGRVHLAEPITEAIIRQEMGARIEWLRRVVWDKKEGRIISALEERLGSLMLSMKPLNPSDEETALILCAAIRSADLSIPFTQEARQLQGRVSLMRRTFPEEHWPDLSDENLLSNPEEWLLPFLSGIRTRDQLAGRDTLPPMLSRLSREQKRLLEKRAPASLVVPSGHHIPLDYASGQVPILAVKLQEMFGQADTPTVAEGRVKVLIHLLSPARRPVQVTQDLRGFWNKGYVQVKKELKGRYPKHPWPDDPWSAVPSRQTTGRRS from the coding sequence ATGCTCCACCAAAAATCCTTGCCCATTGATCCTATCCTTCCCGGGTTGAAGGAAGCCATCCGTTCCTATTCAGCCGTGGTTCTCCAGGCACCGCCCGGATCCGGAAAAACGACCCGGGTCCCGCCGGCCCTTCTTGAAATCTTCCCCCCGGAAAAAGGCCGGATTGTCATGCTCGAACCTCGCCGGTTGGCTGCCGTTTCGGCTGCGCGCTGGATGGCCCGGGGACTCGGCGAAAAAATCGGCCAGACCCTGGGCTATTCGATCCGGTTTGACAACCGCCTGACGGACAAAACCCGCATCGAGGTGGTCACCGAGGGCATCCTCATCCGGCGCATAGCCTCAGACCCCACCCTCGAGAGCGTGGCTATGGTCATCTTCGATGAATTCCATGAAAGAAGCCTTCAAGCCGACCTGGCCCTGGCCCTGTGCCTCGATGTCCGGAAAAGCCTTAGACAAGATCTCAAAATCCTGGTGATGTCGGCCACCATGAACTGCGGCCCCATAGCCGATCTTCTGGGGAGTGCGCCCATCATCTCCGCTGGGGGCCAGACCTTTCCTGTTGAAGAACGATATTGCCCCCAAAACGGCGACAGACCCCTGGATGAAAGGGTTACCGAGGCCGTGGCCGAGGCTGTCCGGGAAACCGGGGGAGACCTACTCGTTTTTCTCCCCGGCGCTGGAGAGATATTGAGGACCGCTGATTCGCTGAATAAGCTGCCCGGGGGAAGAAAGGGAGAATTTGCCATTCATCCCCTTTACGGGGACCTGCCTTTTGAGGAACAGGAAAGGGCTATTCTTCCTTCCCAAAAACGTAAGGTGGTCCTGGCAACGAACATCGCTGAAACAAGCCTGACCATCGAAGGGGTTAGTGTGGTCATCGACAGCGGACTGGCCCGGAGACTTCAGTATGACCCCAGGACAGGAATGAACCGCCTCCTCACCGTCACGATCTCCCGTGCATCGGCAGAACAACGCAAAGGGCGGGCAGGCCGCCTGGGTCCCGGCGTTTGTTATCGCCTTTACAGTCGCCATGTCCTTCAGTCCATGCTGCCCTATAGCCCACCGGAGATACTCTCTGTGGACCTGGCTTCCCTTGTCCTTGAACTGGCAGCCTGGGGGGTCAAAGACCCGGGGACTCTGTCCTGGCTCGATCCGCCACCGAACCCGGCCAGGGAAGAGGCCATGAGGCTCCTTACGGACCTGGGCGCTCTGGACTCCGAGGGGACCCTGACCAAAATCGGCAGGGATATGGCCCATCTGCCCCTTCATCCCCGCCTCAGCCGCTTGCTGGCAAAATCTTCCGAACTCGGCTGCCCCCGGCTGGGCGCCGATCTGGCCGCTCTCCTCTCGGAACGGGATATCCTTCGTCCGGGGGCCTCCGCCGGGAGAGAATCGAGAAAAGGGACGGACATCGGCGGGCGACTCGACATGCTTCGGGAATGGCGGAAAAACAAAATAGTCCCTCCGGGCGGTGATCCATGGGCCTTGCGGGCCGTTGATCGGGTTTCGCAAGAGCTCATGAAAACCCTGAAGCCTAAATCCAAAACGGTTGCAGAAAAAGAGCCGACGATGATCCCCCGGTTGCTGATAAACACCTACCCCGATCGAATCGCCAAGAAAAGAGAAGAAGGCGCCGGGCGGTTTCTCCTGACCCGGGGGCCGGGTGTGCGGGTCACCGAAAGAGATCCCCTGGCCGGGAGTCCTTTTATCATCGCTGCCCATGTGGATGCCGGCCAAAGGTCCGAGGGCCGGGTGCATCTGGCCGAACCGATTACCGAGGCCATTATTCGACAGGAAATGGGGGCTCGGATTGAATGGCTGCGGCGGGTGGTCTGGGATAAAAAGGAGGGACGGATCATCTCGGCCCTGGAGGAACGGCTGGGCTCGCTTATGCTTTCCATGAAACCCTTAAATCCTTCGGATGAAGAAACGGCCCTTATTCTCTGTGCAGCCATACGATCCGCTGACCTTTCAATTCCCTTCACCCAGGAAGCCAGGCAACTCCAAGGCCGGGTCAGTCTGATGCGCCGGACCTTCCCCGAAGAGCACTGGCCGGACCTGTCCGACGAGAATCTACTTTCCAACCCTGAAGAATGGTTATTGCCCTTCCTTTCAGGCATCCGCACCCGTGATCAACTTGCCGGACGGGATACCCTCCCTCCCATGCTTTCCCGGCTATCCCGGGAACAGAAGCGCCTTCTTGAGAAGCGCGCCCCGGCCTCCCTGGTTGTTCCGAGCGGCCATCATATCCCCCTGGATTATGCTTCGGGCCAAGTCCCGATTCTCGCCGTAAAATTACAGGAGATGTTCGGACAGGCCGATACGCCGACGGTGGCCGAGGGGCGTGTGAAGGTCCTCATCCACCTTCTGTCGCCGGCCCGCCGGCCCGTCCAGGTCACCCAGGACTTGAGGGGCTTCTGGAATAAGGGCTATGTCCAGGTCAAGAAAGAGTTGAAAGGACGTTATCCCAAACACCCCTGGCCCGATGACCCCTGGAGCGCCGTCCCGAGCAGGCAGACAACCGGCCGCAGAAGCTAA
- a CDS encoding DUF3795 domain-containing protein, which produces MSAVCGLFCPACTIFIGTTEDPQRLEAIAERFGQPVEAWKCEGCRSGKRSYYCENLCQMGTCAAKKGLEFY; this is translated from the coding sequence CTGAGCGCCGTATGCGGGCTGTTTTGCCCCGCTTGCACGATATTTATCGGTACCACCGAAGACCCTCAAAGACTTGAAGCGATTGCCGAACGTTTTGGACAACCGGTAGAAGCCTGGAAATGCGAAGGGTGTCGTTCGGGAAAACGAAGTTATTACTGCGAAAACCTTTGTCAAATGGGGACTTGCGCGGCTAAAAAAGGCCTTGAGTTTTATTGA
- a CDS encoding SEC-C domain-containing protein — protein sequence MGKIFVDNAKKAKTFAGEKRTNSFAVKRTAKLGSEKNPAVVQVQTEERMQEIVSIFEEHDWKYLIKLEPDEPEDITNLERLLNPPKPKTAEIKIGRNALCPCGSGNKYKKCCGR from the coding sequence ATGGGAAAAATATTTGTTGATAATGCAAAAAAAGCAAAAACTTTTGCCGGGGAAAAGAGGACAAATAGTTTTGCTGTTAAAAGGACCGCCAAATTAGGTTCGGAAAAGAATCCCGCTGTTGTTCAAGTCCAAACAGAAGAAAGAATGCAAGAAATAGTATCCATTTTTGAAGAACACGACTGGAAATATTTAATTAAATTGGAACCCGATGAACCAGAGGATATTACCAATTTAGAAAGATTGTTGAATCCACCAAAACCAAAGACAGCCGAAATCAAAATTGGACGCAATGCGCTCTGCCCCTGTGGGAGTGGGAATAAGTATAAAAAATGCTGTGGTCGATAA
- a CDS encoding HD-GYP domain-containing protein, producing the protein MTEYKVDIDQLRVGVFIRLDMKWFSHPFLVNSFKITNPSMIETLREIGLKSVVCLPEKSDVLPYPPKKEIVTVPPAGDSEPLSNEMKKLWEEKRERIEQLKKRRENMAQCERRFESGVGMVKNVMRNIHTGSPKSIEEADVLMRDLIESLMVDKESSVQLMNTELGSQNVFYHSLNVSVLSMILGREYGLDPGQLRILGLGALFHDIGKNRVPKNILTKTDPLTPAETSFLQLHPKYGEEIVSQTPSFPKESADIVLHHHERWDGKGYTDKLTGNKISVLTRIASIANIYDNYCNRLDPRDSLTPYEALSRMFAKERDAFDENLLALFIQCLGIYPPGTIVKLSNGLVGIVITVTRHNPLRPSIVVYDPLIPKDEALIYDLRDDPNLSIERSIRPLHLDPEIFEYLSPRTRITYYIADSESVAPTAKTGQVPGPK; encoded by the coding sequence ATGACTGAATACAAAGTAGATATTGATCAATTACGGGTTGGCGTCTTTATCAGACTGGATATGAAATGGTTTTCTCATCCCTTTCTGGTCAATAGTTTTAAGATCACTAATCCCTCGATGATCGAAACCCTGCGCGAGATAGGGCTGAAAAGCGTTGTCTGCTTGCCCGAAAAGAGCGATGTCCTCCCCTATCCTCCCAAGAAAGAGATCGTAACCGTTCCTCCTGCCGGCGATTCGGAGCCGTTGAGTAACGAGATGAAAAAATTATGGGAGGAAAAAAGAGAAAGGATCGAACAGTTAAAGAAGCGCCGCGAAAACATGGCCCAATGCGAAAGGCGGTTTGAATCCGGGGTGGGGATGGTAAAAAATGTGATGAGAAATATCCATACCGGCTCTCCGAAGTCTATTGAAGAGGCCGATGTGTTGATGCGCGATCTGATCGAATCCTTGATGGTTGATAAAGAGTCCTCTGTTCAACTGATGAATACCGAACTGGGAAGTCAGAATGTTTTTTACCACTCCCTGAATGTCTCGGTACTTTCCATGATCCTGGGGAGAGAGTACGGACTGGATCCCGGGCAACTGAGAATCCTGGGACTGGGTGCACTCTTTCATGATATCGGCAAAAACCGGGTGCCCAAGAATATTCTCACCAAAACCGATCCGCTGACCCCGGCGGAAACCAGTTTCCTGCAACTTCATCCCAAGTACGGGGAGGAAATCGTCTCCCAAACGCCCTCTTTTCCGAAAGAGTCGGCTGATATTGTCCTTCATCATCATGAAAGATGGGACGGGAAAGGATACACCGACAAACTGACCGGAAACAAAATATCCGTTTTGACCAGGATAGCCTCGATCGCCAATATCTATGATAATTACTGCAACCGCTTGGATCCGAGGGATTCTCTAACGCCTTATGAGGCCCTTTCCCGGATGTTCGCCAAGGAGAGGGATGCCTTTGATGAAAACCTTTTGGCCCTCTTTATCCAATGTCTCGGAATTTACCCTCCGGGCACGATTGTCAAGCTTTCCAATGGTCTTGTGGGTATTGTAATCACCGTGACGCGACATAATCCCTTGAGGCCCAGTATCGTGGTCTACGATCCCTTAATTCCCAAGGACGAGGCCCTTATCTATGATCTGCGGGATGACCCCAACCTATCTATCGAGCGCAGTATTCGGCCCCTGCATCTTGACCCGGAGATTTTCGAATATTTGAGTCCCCGGACCCGCATTACCTATTATATTGCGGACTCCGAATCCGTTGCCCCAACGGCCAAGACCGGACAGGTCCCCGGCCCGAAATAA